A single Rattus norvegicus strain BN/NHsdMcwi chromosome 5, GRCr8, whole genome shotgun sequence DNA region contains:
- the Adgrb2 gene encoding adhesion G protein-coupled receptor B2 isoform X7, whose translation MTPACPLLLSVILSLRLATAFDPAPSACSALASGVLYGAFSLQDLFPTIASGCSWTLENPDPTKYSLYLRFNRQEQVCTHFAPRLLPLDHYLVNFTCLRPGPEEATARAESEVGRPEEEAEAEAAATGLELCGGSGPFTFLHFDKNFVQLCLSAEPSEAPRLLAPAALAFRFVEVLLINNNNSSQFTCGVLCRWSEECGRAAGRACGFAQPGCSCPGEAGASPATTTPPGPPAAHTLSNALVPGGPAPPAEADLHSGSSNDLFTTEMRYGEEPEEEPKVKTQWPRSADEPGLYMAQTVHGVWEEWGSWSLCSRSCGRGSRSRMRTCVPPQHGGKACEGPELQTKLCSMAACPVEGQWLEWGPWGPCSSSCANGTQQRSRKCSVAGPAWATCAGALTDTRECSNFDCPATDGKWGPWNAWSLCSKTCDTGWQRRFRMCQASGTQGYPCEGTGEEVKPCSEKRCPAFHEMCRDEYVMLMTWKRAAAGEIIYNKCPPNASGSASRRCLLSAQGVAYWGLPSFARCISHEYRYLYLSLREHLAKGQRMLAGEGMSQVVRSLQELLARRTYYSGDLLFSVDILRNVTDTFKRATYVPSADDVQRFFQVVSFMVDSENKDKWDDAQQVSPGSVHLLRVVEDFIHLVGDALKAFQSSLIVTDNLVISIQREPISAVSSDITFPMRGRRGMKDWVRHSEDRLFLPKEVLSLSSPGKPATPGAATAGSPGRGRGPGTVPPGPGPAHQRLLPADPEESSSYFVIGAVLYRTLGLILPPPRPPLAVTSRVMTVTVRPPTQPPAEPLITVELSYIINGTTDPHCASWDYSRADASLGDWNTESCQTLETQAAHTRCQCQHLSTFAVLAQPPKDLTLELAGAPSVPLVIGCAVSCMALLTLLAIYAAFWRFIKSERSIILLNFCLSILASNILILVGQSRVLSKGVCTMTAAFLHFFFLSSFCWVLTEAWQSYLAVIGRMRTRLVRKRFLCLGWGLPALVVAVSVGFTRTKGYGTSSYCWLSLEGGLLYAFVGPAAVIVLVNMLIGIIVFNKLMARDGVSDKSKKQRAGASLWSSCVVLPLLALTWMSAVLAMTDRRSVLFQALFAVFNSAQGFVITAVHCFLRREVQDVVKCQMGVCRTDESEDSPDSCKNGQLQILSDFEKDVDLACQTVLFKEVNTCNPSTITGTLSRLSLDEDEEPKSCLVGPEGGLSFSPLPGNILVPMAASPGLGEPPPPQETNPVYMCGEGGLRQLDLTWLRPSEPGSEGDYMVLPRRTLSLQPGGGGTGGEEAPRARPEGTPRRAAKTVAHTEGYPSFLSVEHSGLGLGPAYGSLQNPYGMTFQPPPPTPSARQVPEPGERSRTMPRTVPGSTMKLGSLERKKLRYSDLDFEKVMHTRKRHSELYHELNQKFHTFDRYRSQSSAKEKPSPPGGRPGLSQHRRHQSWSTFKSMTLGSLPPKPRERLALHRTAAWEPTEPPDGDFQTEV comes from the exons ATgaccccagcctgtcccctcttACTGTCTGTGATTCTGTCCCTGCGCCTGGCCACGGCCTTCGACCCTGCCCCCAGTGCCTGCTCTGCCCTGGCCTCGGGCGTGCTCTACGGGGCCTTCTCACTGCAGGACCTCTTTCCCACCATCGCCTCGGGCTGCTCCTGGACCCTGGAGAACCCAGACCCCACCAAGTACTCGCTCTACCTGCGCTTCAACCGACAGGAGCAGGTGTGCACACACTTTGCCCCGCGCCTGCTGCCCCTGGACCACTACCTGGTCAACTTTACGTGTCTGCGGCCTGGTCCGGAGGAAGCCACAGCCCGGGCGGAATCAGAAGTGGGGCGGCCAGAGGAGGAAGCGGAGGCCGAGGCAGCAGCCACGGGCTTGGAGCTGTGTGGTGGCTCAGGCCCTTTCACCTTTCTGCACTTCGACAAGAACTTCGTGCAGCTGTGCCTGTCGGCTGAGCCCTCGGAGGCCCCACGTCTGCTAGCGCCTGCTGCCCTGGCCTTCCGCTTTGTGGAGGTTTTGcttatcaacaacaacaactccaGCCAGTTCACCTGCGGCGTGCTCTGCCGCTGGAGTGAGGAGTGTGGTCGGGCTGCAGGCAGGGCTTGTGGCTTTGCTCAGCCAGGGTGTAGCTGCCCTGGGGAGGCTGGGGCCAGCCCTGCCACCACCACACCTCCGGGGCCTCCAGCTGCCCACACCCTGTCCAATGCCTTGGTGCCTGGGGGCCCAGCCCCTCCTGCTGAGGCCGACTTGCACTCGGGGAGCAGCAATGACCTGTTCACCACCGAGATGAGATACG GTGAGGAGCCGGAAGAGGAACCGAAGGTGAAAACCCAGTGGCCAAGGTCTGCAGATGAGCCTGGGCTATACATGGCGCAGACAG TGCACGGCGTGTGGGAGGAGTGGGGGTCCTGGAGCCTGTGCTCCCGCAGCTGCGGGCGGGGGTCCCGGAGTCGGATGCGGACCTGCGTGCCCCCCCAGCACGGCGGCAAGGCCTGCGAGGGTCCCGAGCTGCAGACTAAACTCTGCAGTATGGCCGCCTGCCCGG TGGAAGGCCAGTGGCTAGAATGGGGTCCCTGGGGCCCATGCTCCTCATCTTGTGCCAATGGGACCCAGCAGCGCAGCCGGAAGTGCAGTGTGGCCGGTCCAGCCTGGGCCACGTGCGCAGGTGCCCTCACCGATACCCGTGAGTGCAGCAACTTCGACTGTCCAG CCACTGATGGCAAGTGGGGGCCATGGAACGCATGGAGCCTGTGCTCCAAGACGTGTGACACGGGCTGGCAACGCCGCTTCCGCATGTGCCAGGCTTCCGGCACGCAGGGCTACCCTTGCGAGGGCACGGGAGAGGAGGTGAAACCCTGCAGTGAGAAGAGGTGTCCAG CCTTCCATGAGATGTGCAGAGACGAGTACGTCATGCTCATGACGTGGAAGAGGGCAGCGGCTGGCGAGATCATTTACAACAAATGTCCCCCTAATGCCTCGG GTTCTGCTAGCCGCCGCTGtctcctcagtgcccagggcgTGGCATACTGGGGACTGCCCAGTTTCGCTCGTTGTATATCTCATGAATACCGATACCTGTACCTGTCA CTTCGGGAGCACCTGGCTAAGGGCCAGCGCATGCTGGCAGGTGAGGGCATGTCGCAGGTGGTGCGGAGCCTACAGGAGCTCCTGGCTCGGCGTACTTACTACAGCGGGGACCTGCTCTTCTCTGTGGACATTCTAAGGAACGTCACTGACACCTTCAAGAGGGCCACCTATGTCCCTTCCGCTGATGACGTGCAG CGTTTCTTCCAGGTGGTGAGCTTTATGGTGGACTCAGAAAACAAGGATAAGTGGGACGACGCTCAGCAG GTGTCGCCTGGCTCTGTGCACTTGCTGCGTGTTGTGGAAGATTTCATTCACCTCGTGGGCGACGCTCTCAAGGCCTTCCAGAGCTCTCTGATTGTCACGGACAACCTGG TGATCAGCATTCAGAGAGAGCCTATCTCAGCGGTGTCCAGTGACATCACATTTCCCATGCGGGGCCGCAGGGGCATGAAGGACTGGGTACGACATTCAGAGGATCGCCTCTTCCTACCCAAGGAGGTGCTCAGCCTGTCCTCCCCAGGGAAGCCAGCCACACCTGGGGCAGCCACAGCGGGCAGCCCGGGCAGGGGGAGGGGCCCAGGAACGGTGCCCCCTGGCCCAGGCCCCGCCCACCAGCGCCTTCTCCCAGCTGACCCCGAAGAGTCCTCCTCCTACTTTGTGATCGGTGCTGTGCTCTACCGCACCCTTGGCCTCATCCTGCCGCCCCCCAG GCCTCCACTTGCTGTCACCTCCCGGGTGATGACAGTGACTGTGCGTCCCCCCACCCAGCCTCCAGCGGAGCCCCTCATTACAGTAGAGCTCTCGTACATCATCAAT GGCACCACTGATCCCCACTGTGCCAGCTGGGACTACTCGAGAGC AGATGCCAGCTTGGGGGACTGGAACACTGAGAGCTGCCAGACCTTGGAGACCCAAGCAGCTCACACCCGCTGCCAGTGCCAGCACCTGTCCACCTTTGCCGTCCTGGCCCAGCCACCCAAGGACCTG ACTCTGGAGCTGGCGGGTGCTCCCTCTGTCCCCCTGGTGATCGGCTGTGCGGTGTCCTGCATGGCCCTGCTCACGTTGCTGGCCATCTATGCAGCCTTCTGGAG GTTTATAAAGTCAGAACGCTCCATCATCTTGCTGAACTTCTGCCTGTCCATCCTGGCTTCCAACATCCTGATCCTCGTGGGCCAGTCCCGGGTGCTGAGCAAG GGCGTATGCACCATGACAGCTGCCTTCCTACACTTCTTCTTTCTGTCCTCCTTTTGCTGGGTGCTTACAGAGGCCTGGCAATCCTATCTGGCTGTCATCGGGCGGATGCGCACCCGCCTGGTTCGCAAGCGCTTCCTCTGCCTGGGCTGGG GTCTGCCTGCCCTGGTGGTGGCTGTGTCTGTTGGCTTTACTCGCACCAAAGGATACGGCACATCCAGCTA CTGCTGGCTGTCCCTAGAGGGTGGCCTGCTCTACGCCTTTGTGGGTCCAGCAGCAGTCATCGTCCTG GTGAACATGCTCATCGGAATCATCGTCTTCAACAAGCTCATGGCTCGAGATGGCGTCTCAGACAAGTCTAAGAAGCAGAGGGCCGG GGCTTCCCTCTGGAGTTCCTGCGTGGTACTGCCTCTCCTGGCGCTTACCTGGATGTCCGCTGTCCTGGCCATGACAGATCGCCGCTCCGTCCTCTTCCAGGCGCTCTTTGCTGTTTTCAACTCTGCACAAGGCTTTGTCATCACCGCCGTGCACTGCTTCCTGCGCCGAGAG GTCCAGGATGTGGTAAAGTGCCAGATGGGTGTGTGTCGGACTgatgagagtgaagactccccaGACTCGTGCAAGAACGGACAGCTGCAGATCCTG TCAGACTTTGAAAAGGACGTGGATCTGGCTTGTCAGACAG TTCTGTTCAAGGAGGTCAACACTTGCAACCCGTCCACCATCACCGGCACTTTGTCCCGCCTGTCTCTGGATGAGGATGAGGAGCCCAAGTCCTGTCTCGTGGGTCCTGAGGGTGGCCTCAGCTTCTCACCACTGCCTGGGAACATCCTAGTACCCATGGCAGCCTCGCCAGGTCTGGGggagccaccaccaccacaggagACCAaccctgtgtacatgtgtggggaGGGTGGCCTGCGGCAATTGGACCTTACATGGCTACGGCCAAGTGAACCAGGCTCTGAGGGGGACTACATGGTGCTGCCCCGGCGGACTTTGAGCCTGCAGCCTGGCGGTGGGGGTACAGGGGGTGAGGAGGCACCAAGGGCCCGGCCTGAGGGGACCCCCCGGCGGGCTGCCAAGACAGTGGCCCACACTGAAGGCTACCCCAGCTTCTTGTCTGTGGAGCACTCGGGTCTAGGGCTGGGCCCTGCCTATGGGTCTCTCCAGAACCCATATGGGATGACCttccaaccaccaccaccaacacccagCGCCCGCCAAGTACCAGAGCCAGGAGAACGTAGCCGGACCATGCCCCGTACAGTGCCTGGTTCCACCATGAAGCTGGGCTCCCTTGAG CGAAAGAAGCTTCGGTATTCTGACTTGGACTTTGAG AAGGTGATGCATACCCGGAAACGGCACTCGGAACTCTACCACGAACTCAACCAGAAGTTCCACACTTTCGACCGCTACCGTAGCCAGTCCTCAGCCAAG GAGAAACCCAGCCCCCCTGGGGGACGCCCTGGCTTGTCCCAGCACAGGAGGCATCAAAGCTGGAGCACTTTCAAATCTATGACACTGGGCTCACTGCCCCCCAAACCTCGAGAACGGCTGGCTCTGCACCGGACAGCAGCCTGGGAGCCCACAGAACCGCCAGACGGCGACTTCCAGACAGAGGTGTGA
- the Adgrb2 gene encoding adhesion G protein-coupled receptor B2 isoform X10, which yields MTPACPLLLSVILSLRLATAFDPAPSACSALASGVLYGAFSLQDLFPTIASGCSWTLENPDPTKYSLYLRFNRQEQVCTHFAPRLLPLDHYLVNFTCLRPGPEEATARAESEVGRPEEEAEAEAAATGLELCGGSGPFTFLHFDKNFVQLCLSAEPSEAPRLLAPAALAFRFVEVLLINNNNSSQFTCGVLCRWSEECGRAAGRACGFAQPGCSCPGEAGASPATTTPPGPPAAHTLSNALVPGGPAPPAEADLHSGSSNDLFTTEMRYGEEPEEEPKVKTQWPRSADEPGLYMAQTVEGQWLEWGPWGPCSSSCANGTQQRSRKCSVAGPAWATCAGALTDTRECSNFDCPATDGKWGPWNAWSLCSKTCDTGWQRRFRMCQASGTQGYPCEGTGEEVKPCSEKRCPAFHEMCRDEYVMLMTWKRAAAGEIIYNKCPPNASGSASRRCLLSAQGVAYWGLPSFARCISHEYRYLYLSLREHLAKGQRMLAGEGMSQVVRSLQELLARRTYYSGDLLFSVDILRNVTDTFKRATYVPSADDVQRFFQVVSFMVDSENKDKWDDAQQVSPGSVHLLRVVEDFIHLVGDALKAFQSSLIVTDNLVISIQREPISAVSSDITFPMRGRRGMKDWVRHSEDRLFLPKEVLSLSSPGKPATPGAATAGSPGRGRGPGTVPPGPGPAHQRLLPADPEESSSYFVIGAVLYRTLGLILPPPRPPLAVTSRVMTVTVRPPTQPPAEPLITVELSYIINGTTDPHCASWDYSRADASLGDWNTESCQTLETQAAHTRCQCQHLSTFAVLAQPPKDLTLELAGAPSVPLVIGCAVSCMALLTLLAIYAAFWRFIKSERSIILLNFCLSILASNILILVGQSRVLSKGVCTMTAAFLHFFFLSSFCWVLTEAWQSYLAVIGRMRTRLVRKRFLCLGWGLPALVVAVSVGFTRTKGYGTSSYCWLSLEGGLLYAFVGPAAVIVLVNMLIGIIVFNKLMARDGVSDKSKKQRAGSERCPWASLLLPCSACGAVPSPLLSSASARNAMASLWSSCVVLPLLALTWMSAVLAMTDRRSVLFQALFAVFNSAQGFVITAVHCFLRREVQDVVKCQMGVCRTDESEDSPDSCKNGQLQILSDFEKDVDLACQTVLFKEVNTCNPSTITGTLSRLSLDEDEEPKSCLVGPEGGLSFSPLPGNILVPMAASPGLGEPPPPQETNPVYMCGEGGLRQLDLTWLRPSEPGSEGDYMVLPRRTLSLQPGGGGTGGEEAPRARPEGTPRRAAKTVAHTEGYPSFLSVEHSGLGLGPAYGSLQNPYGMTFQPPPPTPSARQVPEPGERSRTMPRTVPGSTMKLGSLERKKLRYSDLDFEKVMHTRKRHSELYHELNQKFHTFDRYRSQSSAKEKPSPPGGRPGLSQHRRHQSWSTFKSMTLGSLPPKPRERLALHRTAAWEPTEPPDGDFQTEV from the exons ATgaccccagcctgtcccctcttACTGTCTGTGATTCTGTCCCTGCGCCTGGCCACGGCCTTCGACCCTGCCCCCAGTGCCTGCTCTGCCCTGGCCTCGGGCGTGCTCTACGGGGCCTTCTCACTGCAGGACCTCTTTCCCACCATCGCCTCGGGCTGCTCCTGGACCCTGGAGAACCCAGACCCCACCAAGTACTCGCTCTACCTGCGCTTCAACCGACAGGAGCAGGTGTGCACACACTTTGCCCCGCGCCTGCTGCCCCTGGACCACTACCTGGTCAACTTTACGTGTCTGCGGCCTGGTCCGGAGGAAGCCACAGCCCGGGCGGAATCAGAAGTGGGGCGGCCAGAGGAGGAAGCGGAGGCCGAGGCAGCAGCCACGGGCTTGGAGCTGTGTGGTGGCTCAGGCCCTTTCACCTTTCTGCACTTCGACAAGAACTTCGTGCAGCTGTGCCTGTCGGCTGAGCCCTCGGAGGCCCCACGTCTGCTAGCGCCTGCTGCCCTGGCCTTCCGCTTTGTGGAGGTTTTGcttatcaacaacaacaactccaGCCAGTTCACCTGCGGCGTGCTCTGCCGCTGGAGTGAGGAGTGTGGTCGGGCTGCAGGCAGGGCTTGTGGCTTTGCTCAGCCAGGGTGTAGCTGCCCTGGGGAGGCTGGGGCCAGCCCTGCCACCACCACACCTCCGGGGCCTCCAGCTGCCCACACCCTGTCCAATGCCTTGGTGCCTGGGGGCCCAGCCCCTCCTGCTGAGGCCGACTTGCACTCGGGGAGCAGCAATGACCTGTTCACCACCGAGATGAGATACG GTGAGGAGCCGGAAGAGGAACCGAAGGTGAAAACCCAGTGGCCAAGGTCTGCAGATGAGCCTGGGCTATACATGGCGCAGACAG TGGAAGGCCAGTGGCTAGAATGGGGTCCCTGGGGCCCATGCTCCTCATCTTGTGCCAATGGGACCCAGCAGCGCAGCCGGAAGTGCAGTGTGGCCGGTCCAGCCTGGGCCACGTGCGCAGGTGCCCTCACCGATACCCGTGAGTGCAGCAACTTCGACTGTCCAG CCACTGATGGCAAGTGGGGGCCATGGAACGCATGGAGCCTGTGCTCCAAGACGTGTGACACGGGCTGGCAACGCCGCTTCCGCATGTGCCAGGCTTCCGGCACGCAGGGCTACCCTTGCGAGGGCACGGGAGAGGAGGTGAAACCCTGCAGTGAGAAGAGGTGTCCAG CCTTCCATGAGATGTGCAGAGACGAGTACGTCATGCTCATGACGTGGAAGAGGGCAGCGGCTGGCGAGATCATTTACAACAAATGTCCCCCTAATGCCTCGG GTTCTGCTAGCCGCCGCTGtctcctcagtgcccagggcgTGGCATACTGGGGACTGCCCAGTTTCGCTCGTTGTATATCTCATGAATACCGATACCTGTACCTGTCA CTTCGGGAGCACCTGGCTAAGGGCCAGCGCATGCTGGCAGGTGAGGGCATGTCGCAGGTGGTGCGGAGCCTACAGGAGCTCCTGGCTCGGCGTACTTACTACAGCGGGGACCTGCTCTTCTCTGTGGACATTCTAAGGAACGTCACTGACACCTTCAAGAGGGCCACCTATGTCCCTTCCGCTGATGACGTGCAG CGTTTCTTCCAGGTGGTGAGCTTTATGGTGGACTCAGAAAACAAGGATAAGTGGGACGACGCTCAGCAG GTGTCGCCTGGCTCTGTGCACTTGCTGCGTGTTGTGGAAGATTTCATTCACCTCGTGGGCGACGCTCTCAAGGCCTTCCAGAGCTCTCTGATTGTCACGGACAACCTGG TGATCAGCATTCAGAGAGAGCCTATCTCAGCGGTGTCCAGTGACATCACATTTCCCATGCGGGGCCGCAGGGGCATGAAGGACTGGGTACGACATTCAGAGGATCGCCTCTTCCTACCCAAGGAGGTGCTCAGCCTGTCCTCCCCAGGGAAGCCAGCCACACCTGGGGCAGCCACAGCGGGCAGCCCGGGCAGGGGGAGGGGCCCAGGAACGGTGCCCCCTGGCCCAGGCCCCGCCCACCAGCGCCTTCTCCCAGCTGACCCCGAAGAGTCCTCCTCCTACTTTGTGATCGGTGCTGTGCTCTACCGCACCCTTGGCCTCATCCTGCCGCCCCCCAG GCCTCCACTTGCTGTCACCTCCCGGGTGATGACAGTGACTGTGCGTCCCCCCACCCAGCCTCCAGCGGAGCCCCTCATTACAGTAGAGCTCTCGTACATCATCAAT GGCACCACTGATCCCCACTGTGCCAGCTGGGACTACTCGAGAGC AGATGCCAGCTTGGGGGACTGGAACACTGAGAGCTGCCAGACCTTGGAGACCCAAGCAGCTCACACCCGCTGCCAGTGCCAGCACCTGTCCACCTTTGCCGTCCTGGCCCAGCCACCCAAGGACCTG ACTCTGGAGCTGGCGGGTGCTCCCTCTGTCCCCCTGGTGATCGGCTGTGCGGTGTCCTGCATGGCCCTGCTCACGTTGCTGGCCATCTATGCAGCCTTCTGGAG GTTTATAAAGTCAGAACGCTCCATCATCTTGCTGAACTTCTGCCTGTCCATCCTGGCTTCCAACATCCTGATCCTCGTGGGCCAGTCCCGGGTGCTGAGCAAG GGCGTATGCACCATGACAGCTGCCTTCCTACACTTCTTCTTTCTGTCCTCCTTTTGCTGGGTGCTTACAGAGGCCTGGCAATCCTATCTGGCTGTCATCGGGCGGATGCGCACCCGCCTGGTTCGCAAGCGCTTCCTCTGCCTGGGCTGGG GTCTGCCTGCCCTGGTGGTGGCTGTGTCTGTTGGCTTTACTCGCACCAAAGGATACGGCACATCCAGCTA CTGCTGGCTGTCCCTAGAGGGTGGCCTGCTCTACGCCTTTGTGGGTCCAGCAGCAGTCATCGTCCTG GTGAACATGCTCATCGGAATCATCGTCTTCAACAAGCTCATGGCTCGAGATGGCGTCTCAGACAAGTCTAAGAAGCAGAGGGCCGG GTCGGAGCGGTGCCCCTGGGCCAGCCTGCTCCTCCCCTGCTCAGCGTGTGGAGCGGTCCCCAGCCCCCTGCTCAGCTCAGCCTCGGCCAGGAATGCCAT GGCTTCCCTCTGGAGTTCCTGCGTGGTACTGCCTCTCCTGGCGCTTACCTGGATGTCCGCTGTCCTGGCCATGACAGATCGCCGCTCCGTCCTCTTCCAGGCGCTCTTTGCTGTTTTCAACTCTGCACAAGGCTTTGTCATCACCGCCGTGCACTGCTTCCTGCGCCGAGAG GTCCAGGATGTGGTAAAGTGCCAGATGGGTGTGTGTCGGACTgatgagagtgaagactccccaGACTCGTGCAAGAACGGACAGCTGCAGATCCTG TCAGACTTTGAAAAGGACGTGGATCTGGCTTGTCAGACAG TTCTGTTCAAGGAGGTCAACACTTGCAACCCGTCCACCATCACCGGCACTTTGTCCCGCCTGTCTCTGGATGAGGATGAGGAGCCCAAGTCCTGTCTCGTGGGTCCTGAGGGTGGCCTCAGCTTCTCACCACTGCCTGGGAACATCCTAGTACCCATGGCAGCCTCGCCAGGTCTGGGggagccaccaccaccacaggagACCAaccctgtgtacatgtgtggggaGGGTGGCCTGCGGCAATTGGACCTTACATGGCTACGGCCAAGTGAACCAGGCTCTGAGGGGGACTACATGGTGCTGCCCCGGCGGACTTTGAGCCTGCAGCCTGGCGGTGGGGGTACAGGGGGTGAGGAGGCACCAAGGGCCCGGCCTGAGGGGACCCCCCGGCGGGCTGCCAAGACAGTGGCCCACACTGAAGGCTACCCCAGCTTCTTGTCTGTGGAGCACTCGGGTCTAGGGCTGGGCCCTGCCTATGGGTCTCTCCAGAACCCATATGGGATGACCttccaaccaccaccaccaacacccagCGCCCGCCAAGTACCAGAGCCAGGAGAACGTAGCCGGACCATGCCCCGTACAGTGCCTGGTTCCACCATGAAGCTGGGCTCCCTTGAG CGAAAGAAGCTTCGGTATTCTGACTTGGACTTTGAG AAGGTGATGCATACCCGGAAACGGCACTCGGAACTCTACCACGAACTCAACCAGAAGTTCCACACTTTCGACCGCTACCGTAGCCAGTCCTCAGCCAAG GAGAAACCCAGCCCCCCTGGGGGACGCCCTGGCTTGTCCCAGCACAGGAGGCATCAAAGCTGGAGCACTTTCAAATCTATGACACTGGGCTCACTGCCCCCCAAACCTCGAGAACGGCTGGCTCTGCACCGGACAGCAGCCTGGGAGCCCACAGAACCGCCAGACGGCGACTTCCAGACAGAGGTGTGA